The genomic window CTGTTCACGCTCTCACTCATCATCGCCGCCGTGGAGCTGAGCCTGAGAAGGCAGCTGACGAAGGTGTGAGGGAGTACGATGGACACTCATGTCCGTCGATCAGCGCTCTCATCATCTCCAGCGCCATTGAACACCCGGACGCGTTGTCTTGAGGCGCGCCGAAGCGAAGCGCTTTGCCAAAATGGACATTCAATGTTATTGAGTGCTTGCCGGAAACATCAGGGAGGGGTGAACTCCTCAAATGGAAGCGGAACAGGGGACAGGAGATAGGAAATTCCATCATCATGTTGTTTTACATGCCAGACAATAACTCCCTCTGGTGGAGCCTGCATTTCCAATGGGAAAATGAAAGGCGGCAGCCACAACAGCGACAGATTGCCGGTGCCTTCCCAGTCAGCCTCAGTAAACCTGTCTCTAACAGCATTTTCCAACGCTTCACGTCTGGCAGCATTGGAAATTAAACAAGAGGGTGGAAGCAAAAAGAACAGGTTGTCGATCCACTCGTAGCCATAGATGTGGAAGCTGGGAATGGCATCTGCTGAATATGTCAGCAGCTCGTCGGGGGCCTTGGTGTAGGCGTCAAAAAGTGGGTGGGTCATCGTAATAAACGTTTCTTAGCTTCGGCATGGGTGACAATCCTCCCTTCTTCAATGGCGCGCTCACCGCGCACAATGCCTTGCTGAATACCAACCCGCCGGTTGAGCGTATCTAACGTCTCAATGGTCATCAGATAAGCAGCCGGATTGCCATGCTGAGTGATGAGCACCGAATCTTGCGCGGAATCCAGACCAGCAATGATTTCGGTGGCCTTGCGCTTGAGGGGCGTGACACGGTCCGTTCGCATGGAATGCTACTGTGGGTGCACTCTCAGCTTGGGCAAGCGAAGAAGCGTATGGACTGATTTCAAACCTCCACGAGCTCCACCCGATGCCCATCCGGATCCACCACAACCGCACGACGGCCCCAGGGGGAGTCCTGGGGCGGAGAGATGACGGAGGTGGAGAAAGCACCAAGAGCTTCGATCACGGCATCAAGCGATGGCAAGCGGAAGCCAATGCGAGTGCCGCGTGTTGAAGGCCCGTCGCCTGCTTGCGGATAAAGCTCGAAGACACAGCCACCAAGCTCAGCGGACAAATGTTCCGGCCCACTGCCATGCCGATGCTGGATGAAATGCAGGCCCAGGCATTCGTAAAAACTTCGCGCACGCTCCAAGTCGGTGGAACGCAGGACGACGAGATTGAGCGTGATCTGTTTCATGGGTGAGGACTCACAGGCATTGATGGCATTCTTTCGCACGATCAGGGCGTCACACAACCCCAGAGGAGCTCTGCACTGGCTCCTGGAAGGAGCCCGGATATTAGCCGGTGGTGGAGCGAGGCTTGGCGAGCGGGAACCACCGGACTTGGTGAACGGTGAATTT from Prosthecobacter vanneervenii includes these protein-coding regions:
- a CDS encoding type II toxin-antitoxin system prevent-host-death family antitoxin, with the translated sequence MRTDRVTPLKRKATEIIAGLDSAQDSVLITQHGNPAAYLMTIETLDTLNRRVGIQQGIVRGERAIEEGRIVTHAEAKKRLLR
- a CDS encoding VOC family protein, which codes for MKQITLNLVVLRSTDLERARSFYECLGLHFIQHRHGSGPEHLSAELGGCVFELYPQAGDGPSTRGTRIGFRLPSLDAVIEALGAFSTSVISPPQDSPWGRRAVVVDPDGHRVELVEV